A DNA window from Theobroma cacao cultivar B97-61/B2 chromosome 5, Criollo_cocoa_genome_V2, whole genome shotgun sequence contains the following coding sequences:
- the LOC18599600 gene encoding origin of replication complex subunit 3 isoform X1, producing MAPSVNDASPPSTINDAVTENNLQPFFVLQKGSVRKTERKLSGTGKTRRRIDLSPELPKNSENLEDEMEEEKMSMRMEAFEFVWSKIESTIKDVLREINTSVFSEIQSWVHQSFDMIRSLGTPDFPQATRSFPIITDANSKKLFTGLVLTKNMEFVDDLLTFEELGKHLKAQGCHVANLSSLDFTAKNGIGGCLRSLLRQFLMSTLDAADISILASWYGEQNYNNPVVVIVDDIERCCGSVLSDFILMLSEWVVKIPVILIMGVATTLDAPRNILPSNALQRLCPFDFTLGIPAERMDAVVEAVLVKPCSGFSIGHKVAVFMRNYFVSQDGTLTSFIRALKIACTQHFYMEPLSFILRDLVLEEDNWEFEIEQYGLSPEVTLKHAFNLPSYQRVKMTKVTSESLAHALSELKRLQNQWRAVVLCLYETGKGEKVRLLDLFCEANDLESYNRREFDACTKLEKDSVSSPSSRQGPGLIKGGVICEAVRLVRDLSTRQLGKLLKIWENLTVGIMEINGKVKELQSLLKAEDGKSSKKDLIVTPKRHASRIQLNIEDSKSLGDKAAKLLECMVRDYMQPIECIPFHEIFCFKNVDKLRSALIGDPRRRIQVDLLEFQKLLHCNCCIRGSNALLPSMHDTSIMYNLAQEHGDLINLHDWYQSFKSVVLCPSSSKKKSRPSPLPKKRKDINESENRSEASIQARFCRAVTELQITGLLRMPTKRRPDFAQRVAFGL from the exons ATGGCTCCATCAGTAAATGATGCTTCGCCCCCTTCAACCATTAACGACGCCGTCACCGAAAACAATCTCCag CCGTTTTTTGTTCTTCAAAAAGGATCAGTGCGGAAAACAGAGAGAAAATTATCAGGAACAGGAAAAACAAGAAGGAGAATTGATTTATCTCCAGAATTACCTAAGAATTCCGAGAATCTCGAAGATGAAATGGAAGAGGAAAAAATGAGCATGAGAATGGAAGCATTTGAATTTGTTTGGTCGAAAATTGAGTCAACCATCAAA GATGTTTTAAGAGAGATTAATACTAGTGTGTTTAGTGAAATACAAAGTTGGGTGCATCAATCTTTTGACATGATCAGATCACTCGGGACTCCTGATTTTCCTCAAGCAACTCGATCGTTCCCTATTATAACAGATGCTAATTCTAAAAAGCTATTTACTGGGCTTGTTCTCACTA AGAATATGGAGTTTGTTGATGATCTACTCACATTTGAGGAGCTTGGAAAACATTTGAAAGCTCAAGGATGCCATGTTGCCAACCTTTCCTCGCTGGACTTTACTGCCAAAAATGGGATTGGTGGTTGTCTAAGAAGTTTATTAAGACAGTTTCTAATGTCTACTTTGGAT GCAGCTGACATATCAATCTTAGCATCATGGTATGGAGAACAAAACTACAACAATCCAGTGGTTGTGATTGTTGACGACATTGAGCGTTGTTGTGGGTCTGTCTTGTCTGATTTCATCCTCATGTTAAG TGAATGGGTTGTCAAGATTCCAGTTATTCTCATAATGGGGGTTGCAACAACTCTTGATGCCCCAAGAAATATACTTCCTTCAAATGCTTTACAGCGCTTGTGCCCCTTTGATTTCACCTTGGGAATCCCAGCTGAGAGAATGGATGCAGTTGTTGAGGCTGTTCTTGTGAAGCCATGTTCTGGGTTCAGTATTGGCCACAAAGTGGcagtttttatgagaaactacTTTGTAAGCCAGGATGGGACTCTAACATCCTTTATTAGAGCTTTAAAG ATAGCATGCACTCAACATTTCTACATGGAGCCTCTGAGTTTCATTTTACGCGACCTTGTTCTTGAAGAGGATAATTGG gaatttgaaattgagCAGTATGGATTATCACCAGAAGTGACCTTGAAGCATGCTTTTAACCTCCCATCCTATCAGAG GGTTAAAATGACCAAAGTGACCAGTGAAAGTTTGGCTCATGCTTTGTCAGAATTGAAGAGATTACAAAATCAGTGGAGAGCTGTGGTTTTG TGCCTATATGAAACTGGAAAGGGTGAAAAAGTCAGACTGCTAGATTTATTCTGTGAGGCAAATGATCTGGAATCATACAACcgaagagaatttgatgctTGCACTAAATTAGAGAAAGATTCTGTTTCATCTCCTAGTAGTCGACAAGGTCCTGGCTTAATAAAGGGAGGTGTTATCTGTGAGGCAGTTCGTTTGGTGAG GGATCTTTCCACCAGACAGCTTGGTAAATTGCTTAAGATTTGGGAAAACCTTACTGTGGGCATCATGGAG ATCAATGGCAAGGTGAAGGAGTTGCAGTCTTTGCTAAAAGCAGAGGATGGAAAGAGTTCAAAGAAAGATTTGATTGTAACACCCAA GAGACATGCTTCACGAATCCAATTGAATATTGAGGACTCAAAATCATTGGGTGATAAGGCTGCTAAATTACTGGAGTGCATGGTTAG GGATTATATGCAGCCCATTGAGTGCATACCTTTTCACGAGATTTTCTGTTTTAAAAATGTTGACAAACTTCGATCG GCTTTGATTGGGGACCCGAGAAGAAGGATTCAAGTTGATCTCCTTGAATTCCAGAAGCTTCTCCACTGTAATTGCTGCATAAGGGGCAGCAATGCCCTATTACCATCTATGCACGACACATCAATAAT GTATAACCTAGCTCAGGAGCACGGTGATCTTATCAATCTCCACGATTGGTACCAATCATTCAAATCAGTAGTTCTCTGCCCAAGTAGTAGTAAAAAGAAATCAAGGCCGTCCCCATtaccaaagaaaagaaaagatataaATGAATCAGAAAACAGGAGTGAAGCTTCCATACA AGCACGGTTTTGCAGGGCTGTAACAGAGCTCCAAATCACAGGGCTTCTTCGAATGCCCACCAAAAGACGACCAGATTTTGCTCAAAGGGTGGCCTTTGGACTGTAA
- the LOC18599600 gene encoding origin of replication complex subunit 3 isoform X2, with protein MAPSVNDASPPSTINDAVTENNLQPFFVLQKGSVRKTERKLSGTGKTRRRIDLSPELPKNSENLEDEMEEEKMSMRMEAFEFVWSKIESTIKDVLREINTSVFSEIQSWVHQSFDMIRSLGTPDFPQATRSFPIITDANSKKLFTGLVLTKNMEFVDDLLTFEELGKHLKAQGCHVANLSSLDFTAKNGIGGCLRSLLRQFLMSTLDAADISILASWYGEQNYNNPVVVIVDDIERCCGSVLSDFILMLSEWVVKIPVILIMGVATTLDAPRNILPSNALQRLCPFDFTLGIPAERMDAVVEAVLVKPCSGFSIGHKVAVFMRNYFVSQDGTLTSFIRALKIACTQHFYMEPLSFILRDLVLEEDNWEFEIEQYGLSPEVTLKHAFNLPSYQRVKMTKVTSESLAHALSELKRLQNQWRAVVLCLYETGKGEKVRLLDLFCEANDLESYNRREFDACTKLEKDSVSSPSSRQGPGLIKGGVICEAVRLVRDLSTRQLGKLLKIWENLTVGIMEINGKVKELQSLLKAEDGKSSKKDLIVTPKRHASRIQLNIEDSKSLGDKAAKLLECMVRDYMQPIECIPFHEIFCFKNVDKLRSALIGDPRRRIQVDLLEFQKLLHCNCCIRGSNALLPSMHDTSIMYNLAQEHGDLINLHDWYQSFKSVVLCPSSSKKKSRPSPLPKKRKDINESENRSEASIQYPWL; from the exons ATGGCTCCATCAGTAAATGATGCTTCGCCCCCTTCAACCATTAACGACGCCGTCACCGAAAACAATCTCCag CCGTTTTTTGTTCTTCAAAAAGGATCAGTGCGGAAAACAGAGAGAAAATTATCAGGAACAGGAAAAACAAGAAGGAGAATTGATTTATCTCCAGAATTACCTAAGAATTCCGAGAATCTCGAAGATGAAATGGAAGAGGAAAAAATGAGCATGAGAATGGAAGCATTTGAATTTGTTTGGTCGAAAATTGAGTCAACCATCAAA GATGTTTTAAGAGAGATTAATACTAGTGTGTTTAGTGAAATACAAAGTTGGGTGCATCAATCTTTTGACATGATCAGATCACTCGGGACTCCTGATTTTCCTCAAGCAACTCGATCGTTCCCTATTATAACAGATGCTAATTCTAAAAAGCTATTTACTGGGCTTGTTCTCACTA AGAATATGGAGTTTGTTGATGATCTACTCACATTTGAGGAGCTTGGAAAACATTTGAAAGCTCAAGGATGCCATGTTGCCAACCTTTCCTCGCTGGACTTTACTGCCAAAAATGGGATTGGTGGTTGTCTAAGAAGTTTATTAAGACAGTTTCTAATGTCTACTTTGGAT GCAGCTGACATATCAATCTTAGCATCATGGTATGGAGAACAAAACTACAACAATCCAGTGGTTGTGATTGTTGACGACATTGAGCGTTGTTGTGGGTCTGTCTTGTCTGATTTCATCCTCATGTTAAG TGAATGGGTTGTCAAGATTCCAGTTATTCTCATAATGGGGGTTGCAACAACTCTTGATGCCCCAAGAAATATACTTCCTTCAAATGCTTTACAGCGCTTGTGCCCCTTTGATTTCACCTTGGGAATCCCAGCTGAGAGAATGGATGCAGTTGTTGAGGCTGTTCTTGTGAAGCCATGTTCTGGGTTCAGTATTGGCCACAAAGTGGcagtttttatgagaaactacTTTGTAAGCCAGGATGGGACTCTAACATCCTTTATTAGAGCTTTAAAG ATAGCATGCACTCAACATTTCTACATGGAGCCTCTGAGTTTCATTTTACGCGACCTTGTTCTTGAAGAGGATAATTGG gaatttgaaattgagCAGTATGGATTATCACCAGAAGTGACCTTGAAGCATGCTTTTAACCTCCCATCCTATCAGAG GGTTAAAATGACCAAAGTGACCAGTGAAAGTTTGGCTCATGCTTTGTCAGAATTGAAGAGATTACAAAATCAGTGGAGAGCTGTGGTTTTG TGCCTATATGAAACTGGAAAGGGTGAAAAAGTCAGACTGCTAGATTTATTCTGTGAGGCAAATGATCTGGAATCATACAACcgaagagaatttgatgctTGCACTAAATTAGAGAAAGATTCTGTTTCATCTCCTAGTAGTCGACAAGGTCCTGGCTTAATAAAGGGAGGTGTTATCTGTGAGGCAGTTCGTTTGGTGAG GGATCTTTCCACCAGACAGCTTGGTAAATTGCTTAAGATTTGGGAAAACCTTACTGTGGGCATCATGGAG ATCAATGGCAAGGTGAAGGAGTTGCAGTCTTTGCTAAAAGCAGAGGATGGAAAGAGTTCAAAGAAAGATTTGATTGTAACACCCAA GAGACATGCTTCACGAATCCAATTGAATATTGAGGACTCAAAATCATTGGGTGATAAGGCTGCTAAATTACTGGAGTGCATGGTTAG GGATTATATGCAGCCCATTGAGTGCATACCTTTTCACGAGATTTTCTGTTTTAAAAATGTTGACAAACTTCGATCG GCTTTGATTGGGGACCCGAGAAGAAGGATTCAAGTTGATCTCCTTGAATTCCAGAAGCTTCTCCACTGTAATTGCTGCATAAGGGGCAGCAATGCCCTATTACCATCTATGCACGACACATCAATAAT GTATAACCTAGCTCAGGAGCACGGTGATCTTATCAATCTCCACGATTGGTACCAATCATTCAAATCAGTAGTTCTCTGCCCAAGTAGTAGTAAAAAGAAATCAAGGCCGTCCCCATtaccaaagaaaagaaaagatataaATGAATCAGAAAACAGGAGTGAAGCTTCCATACAGTATCCTTGGCTGTAG